In the genome of Mucisphaera calidilacus, one region contains:
- a CDS encoding transposase, protein MKKSRFTEEQIAFALRQAEGGTPVKEVCRKLGVHEQTFYRWKKQFAGMGVAELRKLKQLEEENSKLKRLVADLSLDRQILQDALKGKL, encoded by the coding sequence ATGAAGAAGTCGAGATTTACCGAGGAGCAGATCGCGTTCGCACTCCGCCAGGCCGAGGGTGGTACGCCGGTGAAGGAGGTCTGCCGGAAGCTGGGTGTGCATGAGCAGACCTTCTACCGGTGGAAGAAGCAGTTCGCGGGTATGGGCGTGGCGGAGTTGCGCAAGCTCAAGCAGCTAGAGGAAGAGAACTCGAAGCTCAAGCGACTGGTGGCCGACCTGAGCCTGGATCGTCAGATCCTGCAGGACGCCCTCAAGGGAAAGCTCTAA
- a CDS encoding N-acetylglucosamine-6-phosphate deacetylase translates to MNHLVDLQVNGYGGVDFNADELSVDDLHRACDMMRRDGVDAMLATVITDDVPVMVRKLARIVEMRERDELIASVIAGLHVEGPFISPVDGYRGAHPSEAVKPATVDEAKRLFDAADGLLRIFTLAPEHDADAALTRWLADRSVIVSAGHTDAPAEALDRSIDAGLSMVTHLGNGCPTELPRHDNIIQRLLSRAERLLFGFIGDGIHVPGFALRNYLAVAGYERCFVVSDASAPAGMGPGRYGLGRLVLDVADDLTVRLPGTGQLAGSAMPLRQAAGLLQESVGLRPEVVDWMTKTHPRLLITPQSK, encoded by the coding sequence ATGAATCACCTGGTCGATCTGCAGGTCAACGGCTACGGCGGTGTAGATTTCAATGCTGATGAGCTATCAGTCGACGACCTTCACCGCGCCTGCGACATGATGCGTCGTGACGGCGTGGACGCGATGCTGGCCACGGTCATCACGGACGATGTGCCGGTCATGGTGCGCAAGTTGGCTCGGATCGTCGAGATGCGTGAGCGGGATGAACTGATTGCCTCGGTCATCGCCGGTCTGCACGTTGAGGGGCCTTTCATTAGTCCGGTTGATGGTTACCGTGGGGCTCACCCGTCGGAGGCCGTCAAGCCCGCGACCGTGGACGAGGCCAAGCGGCTGTTCGATGCTGCGGACGGGCTGCTGCGCATCTTCACGCTAGCGCCGGAACACGATGCGGATGCGGCCTTGACACGCTGGCTGGCAGACCGGAGTGTGATCGTTTCGGCCGGGCACACCGATGCTCCGGCAGAAGCACTGGATCGGTCTATAGATGCCGGGCTGTCGATGGTCACGCATCTGGGCAACGGATGCCCGACCGAACTGCCGCGACACGACAACATCATCCAGCGGCTCCTGTCACGTGCCGAGCGCCTGTTATTCGGGTTTATCGGGGATGGCATACACGTACCGGGCTTTGCTCTAAGGAATTATCTCGCGGTGGCCGGGTACGAGCGCTGCTTTGTGGTGAGTGATGCCAGTGCGCCGGCGGGGATGGGGCCGGGTCGTTACGGTCTGGGTCGGCTTGTGCTGGACGTCGCCGATGATCTGACGGTTCGATTGCCGGGCACCGGGCAGCTTGCGGGCTCGGCGATGCCCTTGCGGCAGGCGGCGGGTCTGCTGCAGGAATCGGTCGGACTGCGACCGGAGGTTGTGGATTGGATGACCAAGACCCACCCCCGGTTGCTCATCACGCCACAATCGAAGTGA
- a CDS encoding IS3 family transposase: MANRTQLKYGVSERRACKVLGHARATQRYQSVADDQAALRSRIKQIAGVHVTWGYLRIWVKLRREGHHVNKKRVYRLYREEGLAMSRRHKPRRHRSSMHRLEQTTATCANQSWSMDFMADELFDGRRFRLLTLVDDFTRESLALEVGQRLGGRDVSRVLTRIGHRRGLPKTIRVDNGKLCKPGHAAVR; the protein is encoded by the coding sequence ATGGCCAATCGAACGCAGCTCAAGTACGGCGTCAGCGAGCGTCGTGCGTGCAAGGTCCTGGGCCATGCAAGGGCGACGCAGCGTTACCAGAGCGTGGCGGATGATCAGGCAGCCCTTCGAAGCAGGATCAAGCAGATCGCTGGGGTCCATGTGACCTGGGGTTATCTTCGGATCTGGGTGAAGCTCCGACGCGAAGGCCATCATGTGAACAAGAAGCGTGTCTACCGTCTATACCGTGAAGAAGGCTTGGCGATGAGCCGGCGGCATAAGCCGCGTCGCCATCGCAGCAGTATGCACCGTCTCGAGCAGACCACCGCAACATGCGCGAACCAGAGTTGGTCGATGGACTTCATGGCCGATGAGTTGTTCGACGGCCGTCGGTTCCGGCTCTTGACGTTAGTCGATGACTTCACGCGTGAGAGTCTGGCGTTAGAGGTTGGCCAGCGGCTTGGCGGGCGCGACGTGTCGCGGGTTCTGACTAGGATCGGTCATCGACGCGGCTTGCCTAAGACGATCCGAGTCGACAATGGAAAACTATGCAAGCCGGGTCATGCAGCGGTGAGATGA
- a CDS encoding IS110 family RNA-guided transposase, which translates to MLILALDLGKFKSVACSYRGDDDTEFRTIETRPQVIHDLLTECEPERLVVEVGTVTGWVHDLAAALGIEVQVANPNTEGWRWRRVKRKTDRDDALKLARLSAAGQLPTVWMPKPRVRQWRSLIHYRHALVSRRTAIRNNIRSVLDAQGLGLAMGKKAWTEEGMLRVAEIAKPIVSCSADELWRGQLDVEATLLIQLQSQLQAVEDRLDALAATDARTARLRTIPGVGPRLSEAVVAWVDDPERFRNARAVGSYVGLVPRRRQSGTYDRSGRVTRQGPSLLRKLLVEVAWIMRQHNPHAEALFRKLSKGERSRHKQAMVALARRVLTWCWAILRDGSTWDPERIGLEAA; encoded by the coding sequence ATGCTGATCCTCGCGTTGGACCTGGGTAAGTTCAAGAGTGTCGCCTGCTCGTACCGCGGAGATGATGACACGGAGTTCCGGACGATCGAGACCCGGCCACAGGTGATCCACGATCTGCTGACGGAGTGTGAGCCGGAGCGATTGGTGGTGGAGGTGGGGACAGTGACGGGCTGGGTGCACGACCTGGCGGCGGCTCTGGGGATCGAGGTGCAGGTCGCCAACCCGAATACCGAGGGCTGGCGTTGGCGTCGGGTCAAGCGTAAGACGGACCGAGACGACGCATTGAAGCTCGCTCGGCTATCGGCGGCAGGTCAACTGCCAACGGTGTGGATGCCCAAGCCGCGGGTTCGGCAGTGGCGTTCGCTCATCCACTACCGGCACGCATTGGTGAGCCGGCGGACGGCGATCCGCAACAACATCCGATCGGTGCTGGACGCTCAGGGACTTGGTCTGGCGATGGGCAAGAAGGCGTGGACCGAGGAGGGCATGCTTCGTGTGGCGGAGATCGCCAAGCCGATTGTGTCGTGCTCGGCGGATGAGTTGTGGCGCGGTCAGCTCGATGTCGAGGCGACCTTGCTGATACAGCTGCAATCGCAGCTCCAAGCGGTTGAAGACAGGCTTGATGCGCTCGCGGCGACCGACGCCCGCACGGCTCGGCTTCGCACGATCCCCGGCGTGGGCCCGCGTCTGAGCGAGGCGGTGGTAGCTTGGGTGGACGACCCGGAGCGATTCCGCAATGCCAGGGCCGTGGGCTCGTACGTCGGCCTGGTTCCCCGGCGGCGGCAGTCGGGGACCTACGACCGTTCGGGGCGTGTGACCAGGCAGGGCCCGAGTCTCTTGCGGAAGCTGCTGGTGGAGGTGGCGTGGATCATGCGGCAGCACAATCCGCACGCGGAGGCGTTGTTCAGGAAGCTAAGCAAGGGTGAGCGAAGCCGGCACAAGCAGGCGATGGTGGCGTTAGCCCGGCGGGTGCTGACCTGGTGCTGGGCGATCCTGCGGGATGGCAGCACGTGGGACCCCGAACGGATCGGGTTGGAAGCGGCCTAG
- a CDS encoding MFS transporter, whose protein sequence is MINAAACPDLSILVFAMHIPRHAAWTLLAASSLTVMSGATIAPALPAIRDAYADAWQAELMVKLVLTLPALLIALIAPMGGFLLGRFGRKPVLLMGLLLYALAGSSGGWMPASWTIYAMLVGRALLGVAVALIMVSATTLIGDYFSGERRRGVLGLQSAFMAGGGVLFLLLGGVLADADWRLPFGIYLLSVLILPTAWSLPEPPRNESDRSTDATSLAAATPIFLIALGLMVVFYLVPTQLPFLLESVLTEQAGAGGLLSGGAIAASTAAGVVTGLTYARLRRPLGLHGVNTCACALMASGFALVWLAPMLESGWGAAYALLVLGMGVYGLGSGILMPNLNNWLLDVVPERSRGRAVGMLTAAFFLGQFLSPIVTAPAIGTVGIAGSFGLASLLLMACAMSSAFFVPGIRHALSVRQCAYQDPLGPCPGMDRDSDRLEPRVPTRR, encoded by the coding sequence GTGATCAACGCTGCGGCATGCCCTGATCTCTCCATATTGGTGTTCGCTATGCATATCCCCCGTCACGCCGCTTGGACGCTGCTGGCCGCCAGCAGCCTGACCGTCATGAGTGGTGCGACGATCGCGCCGGCGTTGCCCGCGATCCGTGACGCGTATGCTGATGCCTGGCAAGCTGAACTGATGGTCAAGCTAGTGTTGACGCTGCCAGCGCTGCTCATCGCCTTGATCGCACCGATGGGCGGGTTCCTGCTCGGCCGCTTCGGGCGCAAGCCGGTGTTGCTCATGGGGCTTCTTCTGTATGCGTTGGCGGGCAGCAGCGGCGGCTGGATGCCCGCGTCATGGACGATCTACGCGATGCTTGTAGGTCGAGCGCTGCTAGGCGTAGCGGTGGCATTGATCATGGTGTCGGCCACGACCTTGATCGGCGATTACTTCTCGGGTGAACGGCGCCGCGGGGTACTCGGGCTGCAAAGCGCGTTTATGGCTGGCGGCGGCGTGCTGTTTCTGCTGCTGGGTGGCGTACTGGCTGACGCGGATTGGCGGCTGCCGTTCGGGATATACCTGCTCAGCGTGTTGATTCTGCCCACGGCTTGGTCGTTGCCCGAGCCGCCCAGGAACGAGTCAGACCGGTCCACCGACGCCACATCGCTTGCGGCGGCGACGCCGATCTTCCTGATCGCGCTTGGGCTGATGGTCGTTTTCTATCTTGTGCCGACACAGTTACCGTTCCTACTCGAGAGCGTCTTAACTGAACAAGCCGGTGCGGGAGGCTTGCTGAGCGGAGGAGCGATCGCCGCCAGCACCGCCGCCGGTGTGGTGACCGGCCTGACCTATGCTCGTCTCCGTCGCCCCCTCGGCCTGCACGGTGTCAACACCTGTGCTTGTGCTCTGATGGCCTCAGGATTTGCCTTGGTCTGGCTAGCGCCGATGCTGGAGAGCGGATGGGGCGCGGCCTACGCCTTGTTGGTCCTCGGCATGGGCGTCTACGGCCTGGGCAGCGGGATACTGATGCCCAACCTGAACAACTGGCTGCTTGACGTCGTGCCCGAACGTAGTCGCGGGCGGGCTGTTGGCATGCTCACCGCCGCGTTTTTCCTCGGCCAGTTCCTCAGCCCTATCGTTACGGCCCCAGCAATAGGCACCGTGGGTATCGCAGGCAGCTTCGGCTTGGCGAGTCTACTTCTCATGGCCTGTGCTATGAGTTCCGCCTTTTTTGTGCCCGGTATCCGTCACGCTTTGTCGGTACGCCAGTGCGCCTACCAAGATCCGCTCGGACCTTGTCCAGGAATGGATCGGGATTCAGACCGCCTTGAACCGCGGGTACCCACGCGACGTTAA
- a CDS encoding glucosamine-6-phosphate deaminase: protein MKVLIREDREKLGREAAAHGASLIRTALRVRGEAAIIVATGASQFATLEALVGSADLDWSRVTVFHLDEYLGLPITHPASFRLYLWDRFLRQLPVPVRAFYAIDGNADPLAETERLGRALAEHRIDVAFVGIGENAHLAFNDPPADFDTDRAFMVVALDEACRQQQLGEGWFATLDDVPRRAITMSVPAIMGSEHIICTVPDERKAQAVAAAVEGPVTEAVPASILQLHPDCQLYLDQPAASRLTGAQAG from the coding sequence ATGAAGGTTCTCATCCGTGAAGACAGAGAGAAGCTCGGGCGGGAGGCGGCGGCGCACGGCGCCTCGCTGATCCGCACAGCGTTGAGGGTGCGTGGTGAGGCGGCCATCATCGTCGCGACGGGTGCTAGCCAGTTCGCGACTCTTGAGGCGCTTGTTGGATCTGCAGACCTCGACTGGTCGCGGGTGACGGTGTTCCATCTCGATGAGTATCTGGGGCTGCCGATCACCCACCCAGCATCGTTCAGGCTGTATCTCTGGGACCGATTCCTGCGTCAGCTGCCGGTTCCGGTCCGAGCGTTCTACGCGATCGACGGCAACGCCGATCCTCTGGCCGAGACTGAGCGGCTTGGCCGGGCCCTAGCAGAGCATCGTATCGATGTGGCGTTTGTCGGCATTGGTGAGAACGCGCACCTGGCCTTCAACGACCCTCCTGCCGATTTCGACACCGATCGGGCGTTCATGGTCGTGGCCCTCGACGAGGCGTGCCGCCAGCAGCAACTGGGTGAAGGATGGTTTGCGACACTGGATGATGTCCCGAGGCGGGCGATCACCATGAGTGTGCCGGCGATCATGGGCAGCGAGCACATCATCTGCACGGTTCCGGATGAGCGTAAGGCGCAGGCTGTTGCGGCAGCAGTCGAGGGACCCGTGACCGAAGCGGTGCCGGCCTCGATCCTTCAACTGCACCCCGACTGCCAGCTCTATCTCGACCAGCCGGCGGCTTCGCGGCTTACCGGAGCTCAAGCCGGATGA
- a CDS encoding NmrA family NAD(P)-binding protein: MTADHTVLLIGATGMLGSSILDELLRANLSTTVLMRPGKPEREEAIRARGLKIVHGDVMDPATLPAAFEGITTVVCSLNNNPEMFVPGHGHVIAAADEVGVSRVIPSDFSVDFFRIKPEENYNLAMRHEVAPLFEDRRVRPIHVLIGAFMDTMLDRQAPFIDWANGVLPYFGDGEQSCDFTSVADAGKFVAAACQDLAAPEVLRFAGDVITMPQLAEAVSAGTGTAVAARREGSVEKLAALITEKQKTAENPWAWIALQYHHNMVSGRAKFLRLDNDRYPHVKTESVADFSRRTRDDEVRGMSHSDVPRS; encoded by the coding sequence ATGACTGCTGATCACACCGTTTTACTCATTGGTGCCACCGGCATGTTGGGCAGTTCAATCCTCGATGAGCTTTTGCGTGCTAATTTGTCTACGACCGTTCTGATGCGGCCGGGCAAGCCTGAACGCGAAGAGGCGATCCGCGCACGCGGTCTGAAGATCGTGCACGGTGATGTGATGGACCCTGCAACGTTGCCCGCTGCGTTCGAGGGAATCACTACGGTGGTCTGCTCTCTCAACAACAATCCCGAGATGTTCGTGCCGGGCCACGGCCATGTGATCGCGGCGGCGGATGAGGTCGGAGTATCGCGGGTGATCCCGTCGGATTTTTCGGTCGATTTTTTCAGGATCAAGCCGGAAGAAAACTACAACTTGGCGATGAGGCACGAGGTGGCGCCGCTTTTTGAAGACCGTCGGGTCCGGCCAATCCACGTTCTGATCGGCGCCTTCATGGATACGATGCTCGATCGCCAGGCCCCGTTCATCGACTGGGCCAATGGGGTGCTGCCCTACTTCGGCGACGGGGAGCAGTCATGCGATTTCACGAGCGTCGCGGATGCTGGAAAATTTGTCGCGGCGGCTTGCCAAGACCTGGCCGCCCCCGAGGTCTTGCGTTTTGCTGGCGACGTGATCACCATGCCGCAACTCGCCGAGGCCGTCTCGGCAGGGACGGGTACCGCGGTCGCCGCCCGGCGTGAGGGTTCGGTCGAGAAACTCGCGGCATTGATTACCGAGAAACAGAAGACGGCGGAGAACCCGTGGGCGTGGATCGCGTTGCAGTACCACCATAACATGGTCAGCGGTCGGGCCAAGTTCTTGCGGCTCGACAACGATCGATATCCTCATGTCAAGACGGAGTCGGTCGCCGACTTCAGCCGGCGTACACGGGACGACGAAGTACGGGGGATGAGCCACTCGGACGTGCCCCGTTCCTAA
- a CDS encoding sodium:solute symporter family protein, whose protein sequence is MNLHALDLLIIVGMMAMVLGSALYTRRYTRSVADFLSANRCAGRYMLTLAGGIAGLGAISIVAMWEQYYQAGFAGLHWGSMFAPLGLILALSGWVIYRYRETRALTLAQFLERRYSRRFRVFAGTLAWVAGVLNYGIFPAVTGRFLIYFLGLPNYIVEVPGIGLELNLTLGIVMGVVLGMALVVTLNGGQIAVMASDFIQAQASNIVFLILLGVMLYLFPWSVIIETLAQAPKGESKINPFDQGELPDFNPMFFFIQGYLYIYTFMVWQGSQGYNSSARSPHEAKMAGILGQFRAGVTFMLIPMAAVCAYVLMHAPAYEAAAASAQATLDAIGDAQIAKQMTTTVALAEVLPVGLMGMLAAVMLMAALSTDSTYMHSWGSIFVQDVYLPFHQLWQGRDARLDPEHHLRLLRWSIFGIALFAWCFSMVFPLREYIAMYFAVTGAIFTGGAGAVLIGGLYWPRGTVTGAWSAMFVGCGVATLGALTVNLFWPEGVPYLKSTFTETGWIQELPETFWLNGIQMAFVASVAAVIAYIIGSLVSEDPELDMDKLLHRGAYQAEALEGADHVAPPARGWRALGFTDEFTFGDKVIYGMKLAYVLFFFITFVVFTVWNLWSPWEDRSWVNWWWFQLVFIGTVGGVCTVWFIIGGIYDWRAMFRLLASIERDADDDGTVTVHLGQTKAD, encoded by the coding sequence TTGAATCTGCACGCACTCGATCTGCTGATCATCGTTGGGATGATGGCCATGGTTCTGGGTTCTGCTTTGTACACGCGGAGGTACACGCGGAGCGTGGCGGATTTTCTGTCGGCCAATCGGTGTGCCGGGCGGTATATGCTTACGCTCGCAGGTGGTATCGCGGGGCTGGGGGCGATCTCGATCGTGGCGATGTGGGAGCAGTACTATCAGGCCGGCTTCGCGGGTCTTCACTGGGGGTCGATGTTCGCCCCGCTCGGGCTGATCCTGGCGCTGTCGGGCTGGGTGATCTATCGGTACCGCGAAACAAGAGCGTTGACGCTGGCACAGTTTCTAGAACGCCGGTACTCCCGTCGTTTTCGTGTGTTCGCGGGTACCTTGGCGTGGGTTGCGGGCGTCTTGAATTACGGCATCTTCCCCGCGGTAACCGGCCGGTTCCTGATCTACTTCCTGGGGTTGCCTAATTACATCGTCGAGGTGCCGGGTATCGGCCTCGAGCTGAACCTGACACTCGGGATCGTGATGGGCGTTGTGCTCGGCATGGCGCTGGTGGTGACGCTCAACGGCGGTCAGATCGCGGTGATGGCGAGCGACTTCATCCAGGCCCAAGCCAGCAACATCGTGTTCCTGATCCTGCTGGGCGTGATGCTCTACCTGTTCCCGTGGTCGGTGATCATTGAGACGCTTGCGCAGGCGCCCAAGGGGGAGAGCAAGATTAATCCATTTGATCAAGGCGAGCTGCCGGACTTCAACCCGATGTTCTTCTTCATCCAGGGTTATCTGTACATCTACACGTTCATGGTCTGGCAGGGCAGCCAGGGCTACAACAGCTCGGCGCGGTCGCCACACGAGGCGAAGATGGCGGGCATTCTTGGCCAGTTCCGGGCCGGGGTGACGTTCATGCTGATCCCGATGGCGGCGGTGTGCGCCTACGTTCTCATGCACGCACCGGCTTACGAAGCGGCCGCCGCCTCGGCCCAGGCAACCTTAGACGCCATCGGCGACGCGCAGATCGCCAAGCAGATGACCACGACGGTTGCTCTCGCCGAGGTCCTTCCGGTCGGTCTGATGGGGATGCTTGCGGCCGTGATGCTGATGGCGGCGCTGAGCACAGACTCGACGTACATGCATTCCTGGGGATCGATCTTCGTGCAGGACGTCTATCTACCCTTTCATCAGTTGTGGCAAGGCCGCGATGCGCGGCTTGATCCCGAGCACCACCTGCGACTACTCCGATGGAGCATCTTCGGGATCGCCCTATTCGCCTGGTGCTTCAGCATGGTGTTTCCGCTGCGTGAGTACATCGCGATGTACTTCGCGGTGACCGGTGCCATCTTCACCGGCGGGGCAGGCGCCGTACTCATCGGCGGGCTCTACTGGCCACGGGGTACGGTGACGGGTGCGTGGTCGGCGATGTTTGTGGGTTGCGGCGTGGCGACACTCGGCGCACTGACCGTGAACCTGTTCTGGCCGGAGGGGGTGCCCTATCTCAAGAGCACGTTCACCGAGACAGGCTGGATCCAGGAGCTGCCCGAGACATTCTGGCTGAATGGCATCCAGATGGCGTTCGTAGCGTCGGTGGCGGCGGTGATAGCGTACATTATCGGTTCGCTGGTGTCGGAAGACCCCGAGCTGGACATGGACAAGCTCCTGCATCGAGGCGCGTATCAGGCTGAGGCGTTGGAAGGGGCCGACCACGTCGCGCCGCCGGCCAGGGGCTGGCGAGCTCTGGGCTTCACCGACGAGTTCACCTTCGGGGACAAGGTGATTTACGGCATGAAGCTGGCCTACGTGCTCTTCTTCTTCATCACCTTTGTCGTCTTCACGGTATGGAACCTCTGGTCGCCTTGGGAAGACCGGAGCTGGGTCAACTGGTGGTGGTTCCAGCTGGTCTTCATCGGCACGGTTGGTGGGGTCTGCACGGTATGGTTCATCATTGGTGGTATTTATGACTGGCGAGCGATGTTCCGTTTGCTCGCCTCGATCGAGCGTGATGCAGACGACGACGGGACCGTGACCGTTCACCTGGGACAGACCAAGGCTGATTGA
- a CDS encoding family 20 glycosylhydrolase, translated as MVGFMLDSARLLESRGYYLRFIDHMAETGCDTLLWHFTDDQGCSLRFDSLPEAASNNAYSKPELRELLAYARDRGVAVIPELETLGHTRYITRSRSDLAELSENDEVFTSLCPVHPRSREVVGLLIDEVCDLFESALVHVGLDEVNFGTHPMTREALASSSSSELFADYIRFVHGRLARHGKRMMMWGDHLLKDPVIAEAIPKDILIANWQYTAKVPDATTPKLTGYGFEVVNCPAMISYDQPLAPGERFALENLRDTARHAREYQTKGVITTIWTPQRFFPDSLWPSAAYAAALMIEGPDALMADVLTRFFEARLGSPVSNGWVNALCELHQVMPMRDPWVAALRVDINELRDDVNLHRTAQQARRIYQALLDDRPDGWLDDRCCRALLLVAELHAHVWERVAAMQIAREDAALLAVSESLGERLSACWDEDRFADDPRKWQPVFPFDRDDHLLIAFDRGTTLLREAVASASRSKA; from the coding sequence ATGGTCGGCTTCATGCTCGATAGCGCGCGATTGCTCGAATCCCGTGGCTACTACCTACGTTTCATCGACCATATGGCCGAGACGGGGTGTGACACGCTGCTCTGGCACTTCACGGACGATCAGGGCTGCTCTCTGAGATTCGACTCGCTGCCGGAAGCGGCGTCGAACAACGCCTACAGCAAGCCGGAGTTGCGTGAGTTGCTGGCTTACGCGAGGGATCGTGGTGTTGCGGTGATCCCGGAACTCGAGACGCTGGGTCACACACGCTATATCACCCGCAGTCGATCCGATCTGGCCGAGCTTTCGGAGAACGACGAGGTATTCACCTCGCTCTGCCCGGTCCATCCGCGGTCACGCGAGGTTGTGGGTCTCCTGATCGATGAGGTCTGTGATCTGTTCGAGAGCGCGCTGGTGCACGTCGGTCTGGACGAAGTGAATTTCGGCACGCATCCGATGACCCGGGAGGCTTTGGCATCGTCGTCGTCCAGTGAACTCTTTGCGGACTACATCCGTTTTGTCCACGGGCGTCTGGCCCGGCATGGCAAGCGGATGATGATGTGGGGTGACCACCTGCTCAAGGACCCCGTGATCGCGGAGGCGATACCGAAGGATATCCTGATCGCCAACTGGCAATACACGGCGAAGGTGCCCGATGCGACGACACCGAAGCTGACGGGTTATGGGTTTGAGGTGGTGAACTGCCCGGCGATGATCTCCTACGACCAGCCGCTTGCGCCGGGGGAGAGGTTCGCTCTTGAAAACCTGCGGGACACCGCTAGGCACGCCCGGGAGTATCAGACCAAAGGTGTCATCACCACGATCTGGACCCCGCAGCGTTTTTTTCCAGATTCGTTGTGGCCCTCTGCGGCTTACGCAGCCGCATTGATGATCGAGGGACCTGACGCATTGATGGCCGACGTGCTGACTCGGTTTTTTGAGGCTCGTCTGGGTTCTCCGGTATCCAACGGATGGGTCAACGCGCTATGCGAGCTGCACCAAGTGATGCCGATGCGTGATCCCTGGGTGGCGGCGCTAAGGGTGGACATCAATGAGCTTCGCGATGATGTAAACCTGCACAGAACTGCTCAGCAAGCTCGCCGGATCTACCAGGCTTTGCTGGACGACCGACCGGATGGATGGCTTGACGATCGCTGTTGCCGAGCCCTGTTGCTGGTGGCCGAGTTGCACGCCCATGTTTGGGAACGGGTTGCGGCGATGCAGATCGCAAGAGAAGACGCTGCTCTACTCGCCGTCAGCGAGTCGCTTGGAGAGCGACTGTCGGCGTGCTGGGATGAGGATCGGTTCGCGGACGATCCCCGTAAGTGGCAGCCCGTGTTCCCGTTTGATCGCGATGACCACTTGCTGATCGCGTTCGACCGCGGCACCACCCTGCTCCGCGAAGCGGTCGCGTCAGCCTCGAGGAGCAAGGCTTGA
- a CDS encoding site-specific integrase, protein MTRSAPENLVHSDLPTPRVPSYRLHKPSGQAVVRINGKDFYLGIHGTDGSRRAYDRLLAEWFAGHRHTPSPTRKAAAQELAVCELVLAYLRFAQTYYVKNGRVTGEYANMRDAARPMVRLFGDVPVHAFGPVSLKAVRQAMVDEGLSRRVVNGRVNRIRRIFRWGVEDQLVDPLTLQALEAVGSLKKGRCSARELPPVQPVDLAVVQATKQQVCPQIAAMIDLQLITGMRPGEVVLMRTRDVDLTTDHWTYTPESHKTEHHGRRRVIFLGPRAQEVLGPWLRTRQEAYLFSPQEVMATVRARIRKHAGKKAPRRKRSSGPPREPREHYTTSSYARAIQRGCDRAFPVPEDQLERLNEQQQADAVRRWRDQHRWSPNQLRHNAATLLRKQFGIEAARVILGHSSATTTEVYAERDLGKAAEVMRDVG, encoded by the coding sequence ATGACCCGATCAGCACCTGAGAATCTTGTTCATTCTGACCTGCCGACGCCCCGTGTCCCGAGCTATCGCCTGCACAAACCCAGCGGTCAGGCGGTGGTCCGGATCAACGGCAAGGACTTCTATCTGGGGATCCACGGAACCGACGGGAGCCGCCGGGCCTACGACCGGTTGCTCGCCGAGTGGTTCGCCGGTCACCGCCACACGCCGAGCCCGACCCGCAAGGCGGCAGCCCAAGAGCTGGCGGTCTGCGAGCTCGTGCTGGCCTACCTGCGTTTTGCCCAGACCTACTACGTCAAGAACGGCCGGGTCACCGGGGAGTACGCCAACATGCGCGACGCGGCGCGCCCAATGGTTCGGCTCTTCGGCGATGTCCCGGTACACGCCTTCGGGCCGGTGTCGCTTAAGGCGGTCCGGCAGGCGATGGTCGATGAGGGGCTTTCCCGCCGGGTCGTCAACGGCCGGGTCAACCGCATCCGCCGGATCTTCCGCTGGGGCGTCGAGGATCAGTTGGTCGATCCGCTCACGCTGCAGGCTCTGGAGGCGGTCGGCTCGCTCAAGAAAGGCCGCTGCTCGGCCCGCGAGTTGCCGCCGGTCCAGCCGGTGGATCTGGCTGTTGTCCAGGCGACCAAGCAGCAGGTCTGCCCTCAGATCGCCGCAATGATCGACCTGCAGCTGATCACCGGGATGAGGCCGGGCGAGGTGGTGCTCATGCGGACCCGCGACGTGGACCTGACCACTGATCACTGGACCTACACCCCCGAGTCGCACAAGACCGAGCACCACGGCCGCCGTCGTGTGATCTTCCTCGGACCCAGGGCTCAGGAGGTGCTCGGGCCTTGGCTTAGGACGCGTCAAGAGGCCTATCTGTTCAGCCCGCAGGAGGTGATGGCGACTGTCAGGGCGAGGATCCGCAAGCACGCCGGGAAGAAAGCACCACGGCGAAAGAGGTCCAGCGGTCCGCCGCGTGAACCCCGCGAGCACTACACCACCTCCAGCTACGCCCGGGCGATCCAGCGTGGTTGTGATCGGGCCTTCCCGGTTCCCGAGGATCAGCTGGAGCGGCTCAACGAGCAGCAGCAGGCCGATGCAGTACGTCGGTGGCGCGATCAGCACCGCTGGTCGCCGAATCAGCTTCGTCACAACGCTGCGACGCTGCTGCGCAAGCAGTTTGGCATCGAGGCGGCCCGGGTGATCCTCGGCCACAGCTCTGCGACGACGACCGAGGTCTACGCCGAGCGCGACCTGGGTAAGGCGGCGGAGGTGATGCGAGACGTGGGCTAA